One Candidatus Afararchaeum irisae genomic region harbors:
- a CDS encoding pyridoxal phosphate-dependent aminotransferase, producing the protein MRTSERTDAISISGIRRVFEAADDDAINLGLGQPDFDTPENVKKAAVEAIETGKASSYTSNRGIPELREAVADRFSFETSPDDVIVTSGASEALHIAVEAHVDTGDEVLIPDPGFVSYEALSKVGDARPKGVELADDLRLEPESVKEAITDETSAFVVNSPANPTGAVQTRDDMRAFAEIADDYGVTLISDEVYEPFVYEGEHHSPAEFGENVVTVNAASKAYSMTGWRLGYVTAPETENMLRVHQYIQACASAPSQYAALEALEGPQYAVSEMKEEFEARRDLILDGFKEMGLDCPTPKGAFYAFPEVPDGFIDACIEEGVVVVPGDAFGEGGEGHARVSYANSRENLREALDVMESVLEDL; encoded by the coding sequence ATGAGAACCTCAGAACGCACCGACGCGATAAGCATAAGCGGTATACGCCGTGTCTTCGAGGCGGCGGACGACGACGCCATAAACCTGGGTCTGGGACAGCCTGACTTCGACACCCCCGAGAACGTCAAGAAGGCGGCTGTCGAGGCTATCGAGACGGGGAAGGCTAGCTCGTACACCTCGAACAGAGGGATTCCGGAGCTAAGAGAGGCGGTCGCCGACAGATTCAGCTTCGAGACGTCTCCCGACGACGTCATAGTCACCTCGGGGGCGAGCGAGGCACTCCACATAGCCGTCGAGGCACACGTCGACACAGGCGACGAGGTTCTAATTCCCGACCCGGGATTCGTCTCTTATGAGGCTCTCTCGAAGGTCGGAGACGCGCGTCCGAAAGGTGTCGAACTCGCCGACGACCTGCGTCTCGAACCCGAGTCAGTAAAGGAGGCGATCACCGATGAGACTTCGGCGTTCGTGGTCAACTCCCCCGCGAACCCGACGGGTGCGGTACAGACACGTGACGACATGAGAGCCTTCGCCGAGATAGCCGACGACTACGGAGTGACACTCATAAGCGACGAGGTCTATGAGCCTTTCGTCTACGAGGGCGAGCACCACTCCCCCGCGGAGTTCGGCGAGAACGTCGTCACAGTAAACGCGGCTTCGAAGGCTTACTCGATGACAGGATGGCGTCTCGGATACGTCACTGCGCCCGAGACCGAGAATATGTTACGTGTCCATCAGTACATACAGGCGTGTGCGAGTGCGCCGTCGCAGTACGCAGCCCTCGAAGCACTCGAAGGTCCTCAGTACGCTGTGAGCGAGATGAAGGAAGAGTTCGAGGCGAGACGTGACCTGATACTCGACGGCTTCAAGGAGATGGGTCTTGACTGTCCGACGCCGAAGGGTGCATTCTACGCCTTCCCAGAGGTTCCCGACGGCTTCATCGACGCGTGTATAGAAGAAGGAGTCGTTGTAGTTCCGGGAGATGCATTCGGAGAGGGCGGAGAGGGACACGCCCGCGTCTCTTACGCCAACTCACGTGAGAACCTGCGTGAGGCTCTCGACGTGATGGAGTCGGTTCTAGAAGATCTCTGA
- a CDS encoding type II toxin-antitoxin system RelE/ParE family toxin — protein MTEVRFTPRAESLLNNLQEETQERIKSDLRDARESPERELEPVQGFDYYKLRTGDYRTLIDWEKDDDVLWVFALGHRSVVYDRHLPP, from the coding sequence ATGACTGAGGTAAGATTCACTCCCAGAGCTGAGTCTCTCTTAAACAACCTACAGGAGGAGACACAGGAGAGGATAAAGTCGGATCTGAGAGACGCTCGTGAGTCTCCCGAACGTGAGCTGGAGCCTGTACAGGGATTTGACTATTACAAGCTACGTACGGGGGACTACCGTACTCTGATAGACTGGGAAAAGGACGACGACGTTCTCTGGGTCTTTGCCTTGGGACACCGTAGTGTAGTTTATGACAGACATCTTCCGCCATAG
- a CDS encoding nicotinamide-nucleotide adenylyltransferase codes for MRGFYVGRFQPFHLGHYKVLEEVAEDVPEIVIAIGTAQASHTVKNPFTAGERVSMVRKSVNDLDATTYVIPIEDINRNSLWVSHIESMAPDFDVIYSNNPLVIRLFEEDGKEVRKNPLFDRSRYSGREIRKRMIEGGDWRDLVPDPVEDVIDEVDGVDRIKQVNQTDYPD; via the coding sequence ATGCGCGGATTCTACGTCGGGAGGTTCCAGCCCTTCCATCTGGGGCATTACAAGGTTCTCGAAGAGGTCGCCGAAGACGTCCCCGAGATAGTCATAGCGATAGGAACCGCACAGGCGTCCCACACAGTGAAGAACCCGTTTACGGCGGGCGAACGTGTCAGCATGGTGAGGAAGAGTGTCAACGACTTGGACGCGACGACCTACGTAATTCCGATAGAGGACATCAACCGTAACTCACTCTGGGTCTCACACATAGAGTCGATGGCACCTGACTTCGACGTCATCTACTCGAACAACCCTCTCGTGATACGTCTCTTCGAGGAGGACGGAAAGGAGGTCAGGAAGAATCCCCTCTTCGACAGAAGCAGATACTCGGGGAGGGAGATACGTAAGAGGATGATAGAGGGGGGCGACTGGAGAGACCTCGTTCCCGACCCGGTCGAGGACGTCATAGACGAGGTCGACGGAGTGGACAGGATAAAACAGGTCAACCAGACCGACTACCCCGACTGA
- a CDS encoding ribbon-helix-helix domain-containing protein: MSVETDDSSKIDVRVPKSLLDEVDEIYEERGYTSRSEFVRDAIRDAVNPKVEISPEFLEHLKESQDQKERGQYTTLEDI; encoded by the coding sequence ATGAGCGTAGAGACTGACGACAGTTCGAAGATAGATGTGAGAGTACCTAAGTCTCTCCTTGACGAAGTCGACGAGATATATGAGGAACGTGGTTACACGAGTCGCAGCGAGTTCGTCCGTGACGCGATCCGTGATGCCGTGAACCCGAAGGTAGAGATATCGCCCGAGTTCTTGGAGCATCTCAAGGAGAGCCAGGATCAGAAGGAACGAGGTCAGTATACTACCCTCGAAGACATCTAA
- a CDS encoding acyl-CoA thioesterase, with amino-acid sequence MPSLLDTRVENTEIVQPNDTNIVDTAHGGTVVKWMDETGGISAIRFAGNVCVTAGMESVDFHHPIHRGDAAVIRSYVYDVGTSSIDVRICVYSENLKTGERQLTTESYFTYVAIDDDGNPVEVPELEVETEKEKELRDEALEGE; translated from the coding sequence ATGCCGAGTCTTCTAGACACACGCGTCGAAAACACCGAGATAGTACAGCCCAACGACACCAACATAGTCGACACCGCACACGGCGGTACTGTCGTGAAATGGATGGACGAGACGGGCGGAATATCGGCTATAAGATTCGCGGGGAACGTCTGTGTCACAGCGGGGATGGAGAGCGTCGACTTCCACCATCCGATACACAGAGGCGACGCCGCTGTCATACGTTCTTACGTCTACGACGTCGGGACTTCGAGCATAGACGTACGTATCTGTGTCTACTCCGAGAACCTCAAGACTGGAGAGAGACAGCTAACTACGGAGTCGTACTTCACCTACGTCGCAATAGACGACGACGGAAATCCCGTCGAGGTTCCCGAACTCGAAGTCGAGACCGAGAAAGAGAAGGAGTTACGTGACGAGGCTCTCGAAGGTGAGTAA